TCCAGATTAAGCCCAAGTCTTCAACCGACATTACCAAACTTCTCAGAAGCATAACAAACATATTTTGTGCAAGGTAGACAGGTCAAACTGACAGAAAAGGAGAATCATTGTTCCATTTGCCCTCCCAGATGTTGACTGAAATACTACTATACTAGTGATATTCTTGGATGTATTTTGCCCCTTTTGTTGTTGCCAAATGAACAGTTAGTCGAGTTGTGCTTAAGGAACTTATTATCACAgcaaaaggaaaagagagagcGCACAGACAAGTACTTAAGTTCATGTCAGtggtgaaagcatctaggcccctaaattgtgttttggtaattaatgacaactataAGTGGACTAACTGTTTCATTGAGATTTATGAGTGTAGGATGGTCCATAGATGAGTAGTTGAAAAGAAGCAAATGGCGCAACGATCTAAGAAGAGACTCAAAATGGACAGCTCAAGGCAAAGATATAACATAGGGATTTTGTTTTTGCCGGTCCAAAGAAGAGCAGAGAAGAACTCAACCGGGTTTTTAggctagatagccgtactattaagaggggccGATGTTCGTTTGCTCGGAAATTTGCTAAGTGCCTTATGATCGAGTCTTTGCATTGcataccttgagaaacatggcacaTGAGAGAAAAGATGCACACATAACGAGTTTTCCTGCACTTCACGCttgaaccggacagtccggttcgttagaccggacagtccggttgcttacagcggacagtccggtttgtCTTCAGCATCTGAGGCAGAAGGTTTCGTccaaccggactgtccggtcctgtatggcggactgtccggttaggctgtaacggctagttctgaccaCGCCGTTTTTGCAACAGTTGACCGTTTGGGGAGcaggcggactgtccgccaatATCGCAGAAAACCCACCAACTCCTACAAACGGCTAGTTTGTGTTGGTATGTTATATATACTCACCCCTCGACTGCATGAGAGCTCTCTTGGTACTTGAGAAAGACACTAGAACATCCTTGAGCTCTCATTCACTCATCTCTCACTCACCATTGCTTAGTGATTGCATTCTTGTGAGTTGGAGAGtgtttagtgcattgcatcaaagagGTTGATCATTGAGGCACTAGTGGGATTCCAAGCAGGCATCATtgacttgttactcttggaggttgccgccTCCGAGATGGCTTGGAGATCGTGTGAGCCACCGAGCACTTAAAAGGAGATTGTGAAGGTGCCGTGGCCAAATTTGTGAGAGGTTGAGTTCGCCTCGCCGGAGCGGTGAAGAGCATCTTAGTGGAACCGAGGTTTGGAGAGGTTCTTTGTTCAATTGGCTCAAAAACTAAGTgaagaattggtaaagaagcaatcgagttcattgaatccatctcaacgtggattaggggtgaccggcaagtcatcgacaccacgggatcaATTCTTGTATCTTGAGTATTGGTTCTTACCTTGCAATTCTTTACCGCATCTACTCTTGTGTAAGTTTACATTCCTAGATTCTATCTTTGCTTGATCACCTTAGCTTGCAAACCCAACTTAGCTCAACTTAGGCTAGAAATTTAATTCTCTTgttgtactaattaaatttcctCTAAGTGCTttgtgaaagatatctaggcccctaagtgggttttgatgataaatgacaaagcacatgtacatttaatcgtgttattaagcatgtgtgcaggtgctaaaggtgactgagcaaagcatatagcaaagcgtgaaccctcaaaacggatatgaaaagcggcgttctcaagtgtactaaaagattagattttatttttaaaattgagtataggaacgccgtactatcaagaggaactttgatccactagtgtagataTGGTaattgtgctcaagagaacccacaaaaatcataagaaaccatcccACCACTTAAAAAGGGGTCTTAAATGTGTTATTCAGTGTCTAACCCTGAGTGTCCGGGTCTCAATCCGGAACCGGAcagagtgtccggagtatccggacatatacccggagtctccgggtcaCTGTTACCAGTCTGCAAAACCAatctggtccggagtctccggactccCTTATCcgaagtatccggacatatacccggagtgtccgggtacagctctcccaacggctagtttctggggtTTGAAGTGAAAAGGCATTTCCGGGTAtccccataccccctctcattctctctctcttgctcattttcgaccagaacaGCTGAAAAgccaaagagagccctctcactccccatttgcttctctcttgagtgattttctttgaggtttgaagtgagattgttgcaagagctaagattgtgcaagtaagccttgatttcatctcttgagcacatcatccaagtctagtccgtggattctagtttattactcttggagctccaagctcctagacggctaggcgtcgcttgtgattgcgtgattgatttgtgagcatcacagctggtttgtaatcttcattactctccgaggaattcatagtaagtgaccctagggtttgagcgttggcctcacccttgggagaggagcataggagttcttgagcaccgtctcttgaattcttcctcaacggagacgtagctcctttgggagtgaactttgaGAAATTAATTCTGTGTCTCTCTCACAATTCTAGCTTACATTtgtgattatttgcttgtgagactaatcttttagggtttgagggcgatctactattatacaagtctcaggagcaagacaactggtgagaaacacttcagagataccactagtccctctaaatttattggattcaatttacagcatttCTATCTTTGATTTGTAGCAGTttatttcatacccggatagtccggacattatctccggaaactccggacactatatccggagtatccggacacctgtgttgctaactgtgttcaaagtgtttttaagttgcagattagcctattcaccccctctaggcatcttgaggtcctttcacttTGTTTTCCGGTGTCCTTGATCCTACGAGTGGAAGATGGTGCAATCCAATTCAGGCATCTGAAGGCTGAATTTTGGAGACCTGTAGAACAGAGTTCCATAGGAAAATTGAAGAAGTCTCCACTCTCCATTCCCCACCACACAAAATGCTTGGATTTCTGGGGAGAACAAATGAAGAAGAAAAGGCAGACCAAATAGTCATAAAATTCAGGTACCTGGAGCATAAAAAAAAACGTTGCCAACAAAAAGAAAGTACTACTAGTAGTAGGAAATAAAGAAAGAATCACATGACAAGTCCACTCCAAGATCCAAGTTCCAGCTGCACGAAGAGAGGAAACAAGGAATTTTCTTCAGAGCCAAAAATCATTCCCTCAAATGTCAACTATGGGAACCATTGCAGTTCACAGCATAACGATTTCAAGCACAAAACGACACTAGTTAACTGTTTAATAATGTCGGAATTTCATCAAAACTGTGCAGGATCGGAGCCAGTACAGATCCTACAGTAATCCGATGAAACCCAATCCCTATATATTTGCAAGGCCGAAAGAAACACAGCCAAAAAACTTGACTGCTCCCAGGACGAAGCTGAAAAGGGCACCTGAAGTACTGAAAACTGCCCATTATGCAACCAAAGCAACTGACGGCTCCTCGCAGGACGAGGCTGAAGAGCAGCAAACCTGACCACTCCAACCTTACTAAAAAATGCAGCAGAGTTACGTATCCTTGATACTGTGGTGGGTCTCCAGATTCTCCATCTCCTCCGGGAGCAAGCCAATAGGCATCTGGAAACAAGCAAATAGGCAAGAGCGTCAGGTCTCCGAATGCAGGGTTAGATCAGGAGCGAATTCGTACCAAAACGAGAATTTGCTGCAATCAGAGACAAAACTGAGAATCAGTGCAACTGGATCAAGATTTCGAGATAGCTAATTTACAGCAGACACAGTGGTgttaaattgcagtgtaattgcAGTCAAATGGCCAGTATCCGGAACCCAGGATCTGGAGCTAGTCCGGGGCCCTCCCGAGTTCAGACTTCATCAGATGCGCACGCACTCAGGACCAGTGAACTGCAGACAGTCAAGAAGACGCCAAGTTTCGTGAGGGAATCTGTTCTTACTTCATCTGGACTCTGGAGAGTGGAGCCGATCCGCCGTGAGCCTACGCAACGAGGCGCAGCGCGGCTCCGACGCCAAGGACCGCCGCGGCCGCAGCGAGCGTCGCCGCAGCGAGGCGGCCCGTGGCGAAGCCGTTCTCTGCTCCACTGGCGCCGGTCGCGTGGGCGTGGGCACCGAGCGCGCGGACGTGCGCCAGCAGGAGCGCCGAAGCGAGCGCAAAGGTTGCCACGGTGGCCAGGAGGAACgcaccagcggcggcggcggcgccgtggcTTGGTGGGGTCTGGCCCCGCGAGGCGAGGAACTCCTCGAGGGAGTCGAGGCCGCCGAACGCGGCCGAGAAGGCGGCGACGATGACAAGCGCGATACGGCGAGCCATGGAATTGGAACTAGCTTTGGTTCGATGGGGAGCGAGTAGCGAGCTGGGATAACGACGGAGTAGCTCAGCAGCCCTTTATAGGGCGAGTGGCGATGGATTCACTGTTTCAGGATCAACAGCACTGGGATCAACCGAAAACGACCTCCTGCTCCAACCTGCACGTCGTACCGATCAGTCACTCTCGAGCAGTCACTCTCGAGCATCTGATGAAGTCTCGCGTACCGATCAGTACCGAAAACGTACCTATCAGTACCGAAAACGTACCTATCAGTCACTCTCGAGCAGCTCCATGGACTGGCGGCATGTGCGGCCGAAAGCCGGCAGGAGGAGCCACACGCCGGCTTTACGCGTCGCCCCGGGAAACAGAACGAACTGGATTCGACGCGGAAAAGGAAATGTCAAACCGACCTGTGCTGCCTGTTGCAAGTTGCAACCTTTGACCCTGACGCGTGTGGCTGACAGGCAGAGAATCATTCTAGGAATCGAGGGGCATGTAGCATTTTGCCACGAATCGACGGCTTCCTTTTATAGTACTAAAGTACAGTAaactttttttttgttcttGAAGGAGGTGAGTAGTGGTCAGCATTTTTCATGCCTGCGGATTTTTACGGCGGAGGAGACCGTTACCAGTTACCGGTCCTAGTACGACGGTACCACAGCAGTTCATCTAATTTTCAACTAGTTCAGTCCGCTAACGATCTAATTAGCCGCCGATCAAAAAAAACGATCTAACGACGGCTAGAAGCAAAAAATTTCTACATCTCTCGGTGAAATTTTCGAGCGACAATTTTTGCATGGACGCGCGATGGATGATTCCAGTGCCGGCCTTGTGCATCCACCTCGTAACCTGGAGAACCTTCATTATTCCATCGATGGTGTGAAGGGTGTGTGAAGTCAACAATGGTGGGCAGGCGGACAGAGGATTTTAGATCGTCCGTAGCAGAGAAGAATTTCCCCCGGGGGGACGGTCGCAGGCGACACAAATCAGCAAGCGGCCGGTCCGGCCGGCACTTGCAAGTCGGAAAGGGAGAAATCAACGAGCAGCCGTCCATTCTTGAACACGGGGTAAATAAAGCATTACTGCAAGTACTCATGGCAGTAAGTTTGCCCGCTCCAACATGAAAGAACAGTGATGACAGTGCCATGGGCGTACTAGCTAGGAGGTGAAGCATTGTTCAGGTCGTTGGAAGGATGTGTTGGTTGTTTAACGCAAAGCATCGTTCAGAATGGCGCCGGCAATTTCCAAGGAAAATTGTCAGGGTGTAAACTGAGCCGGGCTTAGCTTCGCCGAAATTCCTGACCTAAGAAAACAATGGAAACTTGTGTAGCAGGTTGGCGACTAAATTATCAGAGTTATCTTTTTCTCTCATGTTTTAGAGGAAAATCTTTCTCTCATGTCGCCGCATTCTCAGGCACGCCTGCTCCGTTCTCCACGAGCCACGCCATTACATTGACCTTTATCGTGGACGGCCGAGCACTCCAATACTTCTATATAGATGGTTGCTACACCTGCACATTTGTAGAGCTTCATACACTTGCTATGTCGAGTAGCTAGCTACCCATGGCACTCATCCCGTGTTGCCCATCGCATATCCTTCAGTGGCCTGGATCAGCTTGTTGCAGTTCTGGTGCTCTGGAGTGGGTATCACCGAAGTTCAGGTCGATGAAGCGAGCTGGTGAGCCAGGGGCAGCAGCATCTAGCTTGGCGCTGGTTTGCAGTCTACTACGCTTGATCAGCATGGTTGGTTAAGGCGTTTGCTACAGGGAAGGAGGATCAAGTGcagggggcatgattttcagcGGGGATCTATGGTTGGACGGAATCGAACACAGGTACGCCGGCGTTATCAGGAACAGCAAGGAAGGATCTGTCGTCGTTCAGAGAGGATGAGGATGAACATCAGAACATGGATGTCTCTGTAAGGCGCACCCTGATATGATGCAGTAGACATGGAATGGAGATGACATGCGCGCAGGAGTGCCTGTGCCTCGGCAGTTTTACACATACTTGTATACATGGAAATAGGTCGGGATCAATGGAGTGACGAAAAGGTACCGACGCGCCGTGTCTCCAGGGATCGATCACAGCCCCGGGTACGTCAGCTGAACCTGTACAACCAACCACCTCTCCGGTACGTTTGTTCCGAACGATATCTCTTTTGCAATACAGTATTTTTGAGGCGTACGATTTACTCTTTTTCTTATGGTAACTAGGTAAATATGCCCGTGCATTGCTACTTACGAAGTTGATATAAGGATGGAATACGTATAGCAGTCTGCACATTAATTTGCAGGGATCTACGTGATCGAGTCGTGGACGGATGACTGGTCCGACTCGCATACGGGATGGATTAAGGCCCATCTGTTAATAGCGTAAGGCGGACCAACTAAAAATTTAGATAGAAACTTTACGTTCTTTAGAAATAGGTATAGATTAATGTGCCATGTATTGGGTTGGAGGTTCTGGATGCCCAGGGATGGTCAGCACCGGGTCAGTGCCTTAGAATTAAAGGAGTGGTCGGCAGCAATGATAGACGGCGAGCCACGTGTGAGCGggaggctgcggcggcgggatgGTGGAGAACGATGGATCATATCGTGAGCAGGAATGGTAACGAATCATGATCTTAATGATTTTCTTAAAATCCAACTTGGCTCTTAAAATTATATAATATTAAAATTCGACCCTTAGATTATTTATTTAGGCTAGGGAGAGCGGGGAGAGGGCTTGGGAAGCAATAGCGCGACACGGCGGTCGTGGAATTTGGTGGCCCGTTAATCCGCCCGGGCTGTGACGCCTTCGCTTGCTTCGGGCCTAAGCCTGCTGGCCACGTAGACGGACAGCGTGTGAACGGTGCTGAGAAGAATAGATGTGTGTATGTATGAACGCGGCGCATTGCATGTCTCGGTGTTGGACCGTGGCGTTTGACCATCCCGTATGCGACGCCCGCACGTGGAACTTTCTGTGAACTGCTTCGCGCGCGGGTTTCTTCAACCTGCGCTGATGGTGGCGCGTATCGAGTTTGGAAGGGTGCGCTACGAATCACGCAGGGGCTCTAGACTGCTGTTTGCTACGGAAAATCTTTGTCCAACTTGCCCAGCATTTGTCGCCCTGACTATTTTAGTGTAGCCAAATGTTTTTATACATTCTCCCCCTTCTTCCTGCCCCTGAACAAATTACGAATCTGACTGTGGTTCTGctcaaagaaaagaaaagaaaattagATGGTGCAGCAGAAGTTATCCACAACGCTGCTCTTTTATGGGGGACGAATATAGCAGGCATAGATTCCCATACTGGAAAAACAATTGAAAGTTACAAGTGGAAAAATATCGAGTGTTGAAAAAGGAAACTAAAGTACAAGCAAAAGGAAGGAAAGATAAGAAAAGGATCAACTTGAGCACTAGTACTTTGACATGGACTGCTGGGTAGTTGGAGAGACCACAGGCCAAGCAAGCACCCAAAGCATC
The genomic region above belongs to Panicum hallii strain FIL2 chromosome 4, PHallii_v3.1, whole genome shotgun sequence and contains:
- the LOC112890866 gene encoding uncharacterized protein LOC112890866 encodes the protein MARRIALVIVAAFSAAFGGLDSLEEFLASRGQTPPSHGAAAAAGAFLLATVATFALASALLLAHVRALGAHAHATGASGAENGFATGRLAAATLAAAAAVLGVGAALRLVA